A stretch of the Lactuca sativa cultivar Salinas chromosome 9, Lsat_Salinas_v11, whole genome shotgun sequence genome encodes the following:
- the LOC111902138 gene encoding protein DUF642 L-GALACTONO-1,4-LACTONE-RESPONSIVE GENE 2, translating to MRLQVGSPTNDLDETKTFVEWILKISECNIGGPNDGESQVEFSEDIIVRFIDKAILVSTNEDVDVINDYKLALMKDGEKIFESPPTNLTTNSTSQFILLDPKTNRIPGWSFNDTVWYVTAGENVSLPGNGHGLQLGPNSMINQTFKQDGNYDYVLTFTLAPSSPDCANSTSVNVSGPTASEVFFFRESLGTEMWQTYAYSLWNQRGLMSLQIQSTSTSNSNNITCWPIVDTIVQVDNGFVNSGFEVGPAFIENSSQGVLLEADSSYPHSSVQSPLQYWTILGIVKYIDSKHYARGRAVELVSGNPSGIVSSVGFLKHGQVTIDFIMGDANHSCVGDFFSVFASWRHDELNW from the exons ATGAGGCTTCAAGTTGGTTCTCCAACTAATGATTTAGATGAGACAAAAACATTTGTTGAATGGATTCTTAAAATTAGTGAATGTAATATTGGTGGTCCTAATGATGGTGAATCTCAAGTTGAATTTTCAGAAGACATTATCGTTCGCTTTATAG ATAAAGCTATTTTGGTCTCTACAAATGAAGATGTTGATGTTATCAATGACTACAAATTAGCATTAATGAAAGATGGAGAGAAAAT TTTTGAATCTCCACCAACAAATCTAACCACAAACTCTACCTCCCAATTCATACTCCTCGATCCCAAAACCAACCGTATCCCCGGTTGGTCATTCAACGATACCGTTTGGTATGTGACAGCTGGCGAAAACGTTTCTCTGCCCGGAAACGGTCATGGCTTGCAATTGGGTCCAAACAGTATGATTAACCAAACATTCAAACAGGATGGAAATTACGATTATGTCCTCACATTTACACTTGCTCCAAGCAGTCCCGATTGTGCCAACTCCACTTCTGTAAATGTTTCGGGCCCTACTGCTTCTGAAGTATTCTTCTTCAGAGAATCACTAGGGACCGAAATGTGGCAAACCTATGCTTATTCGTTATGGAACCAAAGGGGTCTTATGAGCCTacaaattcaaagtacatcaaCAAGTAATAGTAATAATATAACTTGTTGGCCTATTGTCGACACTATTGTCCAAGTTG atAATGGGTTTGTGAATAGTGGATTTGAAGTGGGACCAGCCTTTATCGAGAACTCCTCTCAAGGAGTCCTACTTGAGGCTGATTCCAGCTATCCTCACAGTTCAGTCCAATCTCCGCTCCAATATTGGACCATTTTAGGTATAGTGAAATACATTGATTCGAAACACTATGCGCGAGGTCGAGCAGTTGAGCTGGTTTCTGGTAATCCATCGGGGATTGTGTCAAGTGTAGGCTTTTTGAAACACGGGCAAGTTACCATTGATTTCATCATGGGTGATGCCAATCACTCGTGTGTTGGGgatttttttagtgtttttgcAAGTTGGAGACACGATGAGTTAAATTGGTAA
- the LOC122196252 gene encoding protein DUF642 L-GALACTONO-1,4-LACTONE-RESPONSIVE GENE 2: MALMNLIFILLFLVSLVYSKVTLENSGFESPPTNLTTNSTSQFILLDPKTNRIPGWSFNGTVWYVTAGENVSLPGNGHGVQLGPNGMINQTFKQDGNYYYVLTFTLAPSSPDCANSTSVNVSGPTASEVFFFRESLGTEMWQTYAYSLWNQMGLMSLQIQSTSTSNSNSNSNNITCWPIVDTILVTGIDSPWWYSDNGFANNGFEVGPAFIGNSSQGVLLEADSSYPESSIQSPLQHWSILGIVKYLDSKHYAVPRGGRAVELVSGNPSGIVSDVGFLKDRQVTIDFIMGDANDSCVGDFLVFLQVGDTMIWNFTMRSIGVGSREAHSVTFKANFSNTEQVLISFTSFNETQNSNNVLCGPVIDSTVLRFSDGLHSKAHKHIGSEFRL, encoded by the exons ATGGCTCTCATGAATCTCATCTTTATATTGCTCTTCTTGGTATCACTAGTGTATTCTAAAG TTACACTTGAGAATTCTGGTTTTGAATCTCCACCAACAAATCTAACCACAAACTCTACCTCCCAATTCATACTCCTCGATCCCAAAACCAACCGTATCCCCGGTTGGTCATTCAACGGTACAGTTTGGTACGTGACAGCTGGCGAAAACGTTTCTCTACCCGGAAACGGTCATGGAGTGCAATTAGGTCCAAACGGTATGATTAACCAAACATTCAAACAGGATGGAAATTACTATTATGTCCTCACCTTTACACTTGCTCCAAGCAGCCCCGATTGTGCTAACTCCACTTCTGTAAATGTTTCGGGCCCTACTGCTTCTGAAGTATTCTTCTTCAGAGAATCATTAGGGACCGAAATGTGGCAAACCTATGCTTATTCGTTATGGAACCAAATGGGTCTTATGAGCCTacaaattcaaagtacatcaacaagtaatagtaatagtaatagtaatAATATAACTTGTTGGCCTATTGTCGACACTATTCTCGTTACCGGGATCGATAGTCCATGGTGGTATTCAG ATAATGGGTTTGCAAATAATGGATTCGAAGTGGGACCAGCCTTTATCGGGAACTCCTCTCAAGGAGTCCTACTTGAGGCTGATTCAAGCTATCCTGAAAGTTCAATCCAATCTCCGCTCCAACATTGGAGCATTTTAGGTATAGTAAAATATCTCGACTCGAAACACTATGCAGTCCCACGTGGAGGTCGAGCAGTTGAGTTGGTTTCTGGTAATCCATCGGGAATCGTGTCAGATGTAGGCTTTCTGAAAGACAGGCAAGTTACTATTGATTTCATCATGGGTGATGCCAATGACTCGTGTGTTGGGGATTTCTTAGTGTTTTTGCAAGTTGGAGACACGATGATATGGAACTTTACAATGAGAAGCATTGGTGTTGGATCAAGAGAAGCACATTCCGTGACTTTCAAGGCAAATTTTAGCAACACTGAACAGGTTCTGATAAGTTTTACAAGCTTTAACGAGACTCAAAACAGTAACAACGTGTTATGTGGGCCTGTGATTGATAGCACAGTGCTTCGGTTTTCTGATGGATTACATTCAAAAGCACATAAGCATATCGGATCG GAATTTCGCCTTTAA